The following proteins come from a genomic window of Euzebyales bacterium:
- the treZ gene encoding malto-oligosyltrehalose trehalohydrolase codes for MSDLGVHPLRHGPVVHDDGTVTFRVWAPDADRVDVVLDGRHEPLSPGEHGWFARRLPAPRDGRYAFSLDGGDPRPDPASQRQPDGVHASSAIVDRAFAWSDAEDGWQPRPLASAVIYELHVGTFTETGTFDAAVDHLADLATLGVTHVEVMPVAAFNGSRGWGYDGVAWYAVHEPYGGPEAFAAFVDACHRHGLAVILDVVYNHFGPSGSYHAEFGPYLTDRHVTPWGPAINLDDEGADTVRAFIVDNASMWLADFHVDGLRLDAVHALVDGSAVHILERLSATVDRLAEQLGRSLVLIAESDRQDPRTVAPRAVGGRGLTAQWLDDLHHALHVTVTGERDGYYADYTGLPDVATAWTDGFVFGGRRSQVRDRTVGAPLPTDVSARHFVAYIQNHDQIGNRAHGDRVTTLADADPVRAAIALLCLSPTVPMLFMGEEYGETRPFQFFTSHPEEWLAEAVRTGRREEFAAFAAFSATEIPDPQAVSSFEASTLDRGTAAAPDGRARRRLWTDLLALRRTVPALANGDRRLVRPLHVTSTQLAVERDGPGEAWPAVVLGNVAGEPATIALPLHGGWVVAWSSAAAAYGGPDTPVTIAPDHDGVVCTVPPWSVALLTPTSTPHARRQTDAAGTGP; via the coding sequence GTGAGTGATCTCGGCGTGCACCCGCTCCGCCACGGTCCGGTCGTCCACGACGACGGCACCGTGACGTTCCGTGTCTGGGCACCGGACGCCGACCGGGTCGACGTCGTGCTCGACGGACGGCACGAGCCACTGTCACCCGGCGAGCACGGCTGGTTCGCTCGTCGTCTGCCGGCACCGCGTGACGGGCGCTACGCGTTCAGCCTCGACGGCGGCGACCCGCGGCCGGACCCCGCGTCGCAGCGCCAGCCCGACGGTGTCCACGCCTCCTCGGCGATCGTGGACCGTGCATTCGCCTGGTCCGACGCAGAGGACGGCTGGCAGCCGAGGCCACTGGCCAGCGCCGTCATCTACGAGCTGCACGTCGGCACGTTCACAGAGACGGGCACGTTCGACGCCGCCGTGGACCACCTCGCCGACCTTGCGACGCTCGGTGTCACCCACGTCGAGGTGATGCCGGTCGCAGCGTTCAACGGCTCACGCGGTTGGGGCTACGACGGTGTCGCCTGGTATGCGGTGCACGAGCCATATGGCGGACCTGAGGCGTTCGCGGCGTTTGTCGACGCGTGCCACCGTCACGGGCTCGCCGTCATCCTCGACGTCGTCTACAACCACTTCGGCCCCAGCGGCAGCTACCACGCCGAGTTCGGGCCCTACCTGACCGATCGGCACGTCACGCCATGGGGCCCCGCGATCAACCTCGACGACGAGGGCGCCGACACCGTGCGGGCGTTCATCGTCGACAACGCGAGCATGTGGCTGGCCGACTTCCACGTCGACGGGCTGCGGCTCGACGCCGTGCATGCCCTCGTCGACGGCTCGGCGGTGCACATCCTCGAGCGGCTGTCGGCCACCGTCGACCGCCTGGCCGAGCAGCTCGGCCGCTCCCTCGTGCTGATCGCCGAGTCGGATCGCCAGGATCCCCGCACGGTCGCCCCCCGCGCGGTCGGAGGGCGGGGCCTGACTGCCCAGTGGCTGGACGACCTGCACCACGCGCTGCACGTCACCGTCACCGGCGAACGCGACGGTTACTACGCCGACTACACCGGCCTGCCCGACGTCGCGACCGCGTGGACCGACGGCTTCGTCTTCGGCGGCCGGCGGTCACAGGTCCGCGACCGCACTGTCGGCGCGCCGTTGCCGACTGACGTGTCCGCAAGACACTTCGTCGCTTACATCCAGAACCACGATCAGATCGGCAACCGCGCCCACGGGGACAGGGTGACGACGCTGGCCGACGCGGACCCCGTCCGTGCAGCGATCGCGCTGCTGTGCCTGTCTCCCACCGTGCCGATGCTGTTCATGGGCGAGGAGTACGGTGAGACCCGTCCCTTCCAGTTCTTCACCAGCCACCCCGAGGAGTGGCTGGCCGAGGCCGTCCGCACGGGGCGGCGCGAGGAGTTCGCGGCCTTCGCCGCGTTCAGCGCGACCGAGATACCCGATCCCCAGGCGGTCTCGTCGTTCGAGGCCAGCACGCTGGACCGGGGTACGGCCGCAGCGCCGGACGGCCGGGCGCGGCGCCGGCTGTGGACCGACCTGCTGGCGCTGCGGCGCACCGTCCCCGCGCTGGCGAACGGCGACCGCCGGCTCGTGCGACCACTGCATGTCACCTCGACGCAGCTGGCCGTCGAGCGGGACGGACCCGGCGAAGCTTGGCCGGCGGTCGTCCTGGGGAACGTCGCCGGCGAGCCGGCGACGATCGCCCTGCCGCTGCACGGAGGCTGGGTGGTGGCGTGGTCGAGCGCGGCAGCCGCCTACGGTGGTCCCGACACGCCTGTCACGATCGCGCCGGACCACGACGGCGTGGTATGCACGGTGCCGCCATGGTCGGTGGCCCTGCTCACCCCGACCAGCACGCCGCACGCTCGACGACAGACGGACGCGGCAGGTACCGGCCCATGA
- the treY gene encoding malto-oligosyltrehalose synthase → MPVSVDTPESQAWDVKASGDRRRSQPGATYRLQLTGELGFDQVADQLDYFAALGISDLYLSPIMHARSGSTHGYDVVDPNEVSPALGGAVALRALSDAAAGHGISLIADIVPNHLAASDENPMWEQLLAEGMSGPSGSLFDVDWRPPLPTAEGKVILPVLGDTYGQVLANGELELARIDGVYRLRYHDRTFPLRAETLELIEASGGGRAFTGTAGVLNSWQPLHGLLERQHYRLVHWRIGDAVVNYRRFFTINDLAGVRVEVPEVFERTHSGILDLVDEGVISGLRVDHPDGLRDPERYLQQLRNRTGVWIVVEKILHPGEQLPAWSVAGTTGYDFCTDVLGLYIDAGALPELREIDARLGGGRPYAEIAVERKVAVLEGGLRADLDRVAHGLWRVTQRHPQVRDVTLDWCRRVLAGTLAQFAVYRTYVDPETGAAHERDRTQIAGAIERARAADDDVPAVLWDFVEELLAGEVGTSPALLDVIAMSQQLSAAVTAKGTEDSAFYRYRTLLAACEVGADPSRPGRTVEQFQQANAHRAERAPQTMLMTATHDTKRGEDVRLRMAALSELLDVWRAAVDACEEVEATSTLPAQCRYLVYQTVVGLWPLEGDPTDEHRDRLAAYVVKAEREAALYTRWTDPDEAFEDRLQAFARTLLDADTAPEALRTVITRAGEIGMVSGLGQLVLRTLSPGVPDCYQGTETWDDSLVDPDNRRPVPFEERRALLDGLTDVPVDDLLAARRDGRIKAFVLHRALRARAEHPACVGVGSGYLPLDVGGEWADHVVAFARVSSDASDALLVVAPRLPGAVMGDTDEPPIGDAWGDTTVRVPGFLQGTYRDGFSTGSGEIGDEIEVSSLLGNLPVAVLERTSDDAAASDAPD, encoded by the coding sequence ATGCCAGTGAGCGTTGACACCCCTGAGTCGCAGGCGTGGGACGTCAAGGCATCCGGGGACCGGCGACGCTCCCAGCCGGGTGCCACGTACCGCCTGCAACTGACCGGCGAGCTCGGATTCGACCAGGTCGCCGACCAGCTGGACTACTTCGCCGCGCTCGGCATCAGTGACCTCTACCTGTCGCCGATCATGCACGCGCGGTCCGGAAGCACCCACGGCTACGACGTGGTCGACCCCAACGAGGTGTCGCCCGCGCTCGGAGGAGCCGTGGCGCTGCGTGCGTTGTCCGACGCTGCGGCAGGTCACGGCATCAGCCTGATCGCCGACATCGTCCCGAACCACCTCGCGGCCTCCGACGAGAACCCGATGTGGGAGCAGTTGCTGGCCGAGGGGATGTCAGGCCCGAGCGGCTCGTTGTTCGACGTCGACTGGCGCCCGCCGTTGCCGACCGCCGAGGGCAAGGTGATCCTGCCGGTGCTCGGCGACACCTACGGTCAGGTCCTCGCCAACGGAGAGCTCGAGCTCGCGCGCATCGACGGCGTGTACCGGCTGCGCTATCACGACCGCACGTTTCCGCTTCGCGCGGAGACGCTCGAGCTCATCGAAGCCAGCGGAGGCGGTCGAGCGTTCACAGGCACCGCGGGTGTCCTCAACAGCTGGCAACCGCTGCACGGCCTGCTCGAGCGCCAGCACTACCGCCTGGTCCACTGGCGGATCGGGGACGCGGTCGTCAACTACCGTCGGTTCTTCACGATCAACGACCTCGCGGGCGTTCGCGTCGAGGTGCCGGAGGTCTTCGAACGGACCCACAGCGGCATCCTCGATCTCGTCGACGAGGGGGTGATCTCGGGGCTGCGCGTCGACCATCCGGACGGCCTGCGCGATCCCGAGCGCTACCTGCAGCAGCTGCGCAACCGGACGGGCGTGTGGATCGTGGTCGAAAAGATCCTCCACCCGGGTGAGCAGCTGCCGGCGTGGTCGGTCGCCGGGACCACGGGCTACGACTTCTGCACCGACGTGCTCGGCCTCTACATCGATGCCGGCGCGCTGCCCGAGCTGCGTGAGATCGACGCGCGGCTCGGTGGTGGGCGCCCGTACGCCGAGATCGCCGTCGAGCGCAAGGTGGCCGTCCTCGAGGGCGGCCTGCGCGCCGACCTCGACCGCGTCGCACACGGGCTGTGGCGCGTCACCCAGCGGCATCCGCAGGTCCGCGACGTGACGCTCGACTGGTGCCGGCGTGTGCTCGCGGGCACCCTGGCGCAGTTCGCGGTGTACCGGACCTACGTCGACCCCGAGACCGGAGCAGCGCACGAGCGCGACCGCACGCAGATCGCCGGCGCCATCGAGCGCGCGCGCGCCGCCGACGACGACGTGCCCGCGGTGCTGTGGGACTTCGTCGAGGAGCTGCTGGCGGGAGAGGTCGGTACCAGTCCCGCGCTGCTGGACGTCATCGCCATGTCCCAGCAGCTGTCCGCGGCCGTGACGGCGAAGGGCACGGAGGACTCTGCGTTCTACCGCTACCGCACGCTGCTCGCGGCCTGCGAGGTCGGTGCGGACCCGTCCCGGCCGGGGCGCACGGTCGAGCAGTTCCAACAGGCCAACGCCCACCGGGCCGAGCGCGCGCCGCAGACCATGCTCATGACGGCGACGCACGACACCAAGCGCGGCGAGGACGTGCGCCTGCGGATGGCGGCGCTGTCGGAGCTCCTCGACGTGTGGCGCGCCGCGGTCGACGCGTGCGAGGAGGTCGAGGCGACCAGCACGCTGCCCGCCCAGTGCCGTTACCTGGTCTACCAGACCGTGGTCGGGTTGTGGCCGCTGGAGGGCGATCCGACCGACGAGCACCGCGACCGGCTCGCCGCGTACGTGGTCAAGGCCGAGCGTGAGGCCGCGCTGTACACGAGGTGGACCGATCCCGACGAGGCGTTCGAGGACCGGCTGCAGGCGTTCGCTCGAACCCTGCTGGACGCGGACACAGCCCCGGAGGCGCTGCGGACGGTCATCACCCGCGCGGGCGAGATCGGCATGGTGTCGGGCCTCGGCCAGCTCGTGCTGCGCACGCTGTCTCCCGGCGTGCCGGACTGCTACCAGGGCACCGAGACGTGGGACGATTCGCTCGTCGACCCCGACAACCGCCGGCCCGTACCGTTCGAGGAACGGCGTGCGTTGCTCGACGGCCTGACCGACGTCCCCGTCGACGATCTCCTGGCCGCGCGTCGCGACGGTCGGATCAAGGCGTTCGTGCTGCACCGGGCCCTCCGGGCCCGGGCGGAGCACCCGGCGTGCGTCGGCGTCGGCAGCGGCTACCTCCCCCTGGACGTGGGCGGGGAGTGGGCCGACCACGTCGTCGCGTTCGCGCGGGTGTCGTCAGACGCCTCCGACGCGCTGCTGGTCGTCGCCCCGCGGCTGCCCGGGGCGGTCATGGGTGACACCGACGAGCCACCGATCGGTGACGCGTGGGGTGACACGACGGTACGCGTGCCCGGGTTCCTGCAGGGCACCTATCGTGACGGGTTCTCGACGGGATCAGGTGAGATCGGTGACGAGATCGAGGTGTCGTCGCTGCTGGGCAACCTGCCCGTCGCCGTGCTCGAACGGACGTCGGACGACGCTGCGGCGTCCGACGCGCCCGACTGA
- a CDS encoding metallopeptidase family protein codes for MIAMSPEEFEQAVADGLDAVPDELAQAMSNVAIVIDDESPPDEPELFGLYVGVPLTERDEWWAAGSLPDRITIFRGPILRHCDTPDEVRRQVTVTVVHEVAHHFGIDDDRLHDLGWS; via the coding sequence ATGATCGCGATGTCACCCGAGGAGTTCGAGCAGGCCGTCGCCGACGGCCTCGACGCCGTGCCGGACGAGCTCGCACAGGCCATGAGCAACGTGGCCATCGTCATCGACGACGAGAGCCCACCCGACGAGCCCGAGCTGTTCGGCCTGTACGTCGGGGTGCCGCTGACCGAGCGCGACGAGTGGTGGGCGGCGGGCAGCCTGCCGGATCGCATCACGATCTTCCGCGGCCCCATCCTGCGCCACTGCGACACCCCAGACGAGGTGCGCAGACAGGTGACCGTCACGGTCGTGCACGAGGTCGCGCACCACTTCGGCATCGACGACGACCGCCTGCACGACCTCGGCTGGAGCTGA